A part of Aspergillus flavus chromosome 1, complete sequence genomic DNA contains:
- a CDS encoding putative L-ascorbate oxidase (multicopper oxidase) yields MTLYHSWLGLLYLLCLVQWVSCKVVQFELNLTWENHEVAGATRKTILSNGQFPSPTLRLKQGDTVEFLVNNSMPFEATVHFHGIEQRDTPWSDGVPGLSQKPIAPGDQFFYTWTATHYGTYIYHAHTRSQIEDGLYGAIYIQPDESVEKPFHLIADDAKELQAMGEAEMETKPIILSDWRQLTSEEIWQAQVASGVENFCANAVLINGKGSVLCLPQDRINALTTPAQRRALGNKTLTDMGCLPPSDPRKANLTPNGFLRGCTPSQGPAEVFEVESASQYRSWDLINIAGSLELAFSIDQHPLYVYAVDGRYIEPIRVDAITIPIGSRYSVLVKLDQPAGEYMVRAANTGANQIINGTGIMRYRASTHNRNRLSQPWITEVGTNATENTVFLDETRVVPFPVEVPSLHVDRTYILNVDHIGNSYSWTLGNHSYPQSNEEAIPLLFNRSSISTKYTITTLNNTWVDLIVNVTTGGQPPHPIHKHSNKYFVIGSGSGAFRYHSVAEAVKDIPESFNLRNPQMRDTFFSPPADAGPSWLAIRYHVANPGPFLLHCHIQPHLSGGMALAIMDGVDSWPHVPEEYELPAVSH; encoded by the exons ATGACTCTTTATCATAGCTGGCTGGGCCTACTATATCTTTTGTGCCTCGTTCAATGGGTATCCTGCAAGGTCGTTCAATTCGAACTCAACCTAACATGGGAAAATCATGAAGTGGCCGGGGCCACGCGAAAGACGATTCTCAGCAATGGACAATTTCCCAGTCCGACTCTACGATTGAAACAGGGTGACACAGTTGAGTTTCTGGTTAACAACTCAATGCCGTTCGAGGCGACCGTTCATTTCCACG GTATTGAGCAACGAGATACACCGTGGTCCGATGGTGTACCAGGACTGTCACAAAAACCGATAGCTCCCGGCGATCAATTCTTCTATACATGGACAGCAACGCATTATGGAACTTACATATATCATGCCCACACTAGAAGCCAAATCGAGGATGGACTGTATGGTGCCATCTACATTCAACCAGATGAATCAGTGGAAAAGCCTTTCCATTTGATCGCCGATGACGCAAAAGAGCTACAAGCCATGGGCGAGGCGGAAATGGAGACTAAGCCTATCATTCTTTCCGACTGGCGTCAGTTAACATCTGAAGAAATTTGGCAGGCTCAAGTAGCCTCTGGGGTTGAGAACTTTTGTGCCAACGCAGTTCTGATAAATGGTAAAGGGTCTGTACTCTGTCTGCCTCAAGACCGCATCAACGCACTTACCACGCCTGCCCAGAGGAGGGCGCTGGGGAATAAGACGCTTACTGATATGGG TTGCTTGCCTCCCAGTGACCCCCGGAAGGCCAACCTAACACCGAATGGTTTCCTTCGTGGGTGTACACCCAGCCAAGGCCCGGCTGAGGTATTCGAGGTAGAATCAGCTTCGCAATACAGAAGTTGggatttaataaatatagctGGCAGTCTAGAGCTAGCATTCTCTATTGACCAACACCCTTTGTATGTCTATGCGGTCGATGGGCGTTATATCGAGCCTATCCGTGTCGACGCGATTACTATTCCTATTGGGAGCAGATATTCCGTTTTGGTTAAATTAGACCAACCTGCCGGTGAATATATGGTCCGCGCTGCCAACACCGGAGCAAATCAGATCATAAACGGCACAGGCATCATGAGATATAGAGCTTCTACTCACAACCGGAATAGGCTATCTCAGCCATGGATTACTGAAGTTGGCACCAACGCCACCGAAAACACGGTCTTCTTGGATGAGACGAGGGTCGTCCCCTTCCCGGTAGAAGTGCCTTCTTTACACGTGGACCGGACATACATTTTAAATGTCGATCATATCGGGAACTCGTACAGTTGGACATTGGGCAATCATAGTTACCCACAATCAAATGAGGAGGCGATCCCTTTACTTTTTAACCGCAGCTCCATCTCCACAAAGTATACCATCACCACATTGAACAACACTTGGGTGGATCTTATCGTCAATGTGACGACTGGAGGccagcctcctcatccaatCCACAAGCATTCGAATAAGTACTTTGTGATTGGATCAGGATCCGGCGCTTTCCGTTACCACTCAGTTGCTGAAGCTGTGAAAGACATCCCTGAAAGCTTTAATCTCCGCAACCCACAGATGAGAGATACGTTCTTCAGTCCACCTGCCGACGCAGGCCCGTCGTGGCTTGCAATACGATACCATGTGGCCAATCCGGGCCCTTTTCTGCTGCATTGCCATATTCAACCACATTTGAGTGGCGGGATGGCCTTGGCCATCATGGACGGCGTGGATTCTTGGCCTCATGTGCCGGAAGAGTATGAGCTGCCAGCTGTGAGTCACTAA